The window AGATAAAAAATTCCATGAGTTCTGATTTGACTCAAAGGAAAAGGTAATCTAGTTTGTCTAGCTTTTGGACAAATATCACACACACAATTGAAATTGGAAGGAAAATGAATGAACTGAAGATTTTTCATTACTGAGAATGGTAGATGCCCCAATCTAACATGCCATTAGAGTACATTAGAATCCTCTGTATTGGAATTATAAACAGAACAAGAAACTTCACTAGTAACTAGAATGGAATCACTTCCTTATGAAATTAAAAATACATTGGTATTTAAACTAGAACCAAAATCTATCTTAGGTGCTAGCCTCCAGCAGGTACAATCCTCTTCTTAATTCACCAAAAACTTGTCCCCTCCTCATTTAAGGGACATGCATGATGCATCCACTAGAAGTTAGATTGAGTGAGCAATGAAACTGGACACACAACTTATGGATTGATagtaaattatatttgaaagaaggaACATAAAGAACCCTTTCAAGAATCATATCAGACTGAATAGGAACACTACCTATATGTGTGACATATAATTGAAATGAGTTAGGTAGGCTAATATGTACAGGAACAGGAAGTGGATCTAAAGTTAAGAAATAATTTGAATCAAAACACATGTGTTCAGAAGCCTCTGAATCAATGATCCGGGTTTTTGTCTTAAAAGCTGCCAAACAAGTTCCAGTGTATTTAAGTATAGTACCAGCTACTGCATTTGCATTGATTGCAGTTCCTGGTGTTGATATAGTTCCAAATTGTGCCTGCTTGATTAGGTTCATCAGCTCATACACCTATTTCTTACTGAAAAACTGAGTTTGAGGTGTTGCATCATTGCTCTGAGTGCTCCCATTGTCATTGTTTTGTCCCTCAATTATAGCATTAGCCTTGACTTGTGTTGATCTGGTGAATTGGAAATCATATGGAAACCCATTTATCCTGTAACAGTCTGCCCTGACATGCCTAGTTTTCATGCAATATGTACAGCTCATATTAGGATTAAATTTTGCTTTTCTTCCCTTAGGTTTCTGTTGTGTATTATTAACCTTTTGTGAGTTAGTCCATGAATTTTGTTGTGACTGATTGTTGTTTCTCTGTGGAGCCCTACCTTAAACTTCTACCACAAATGAGGAAGCATCAGCATTGAACTGTGATCTTGCATGTATCTCCCTTTGATTTTCATCTTGAAAAAGGAGAGAATAAACAAAATCTATTCCAGGCAATGGATTCATCATAAGGATGTTTCCTCTTGCCTGGGAATAGACATCATTTAGTCCCATTAGAAACTGAATGATCCTTTGGTCTTCTAAGAACTTTGTGACTTTCCTTTTTCCATCACAAATACAGTCACAAGAGTAGACCAGATGAGAGTTGAGAGAATCAAGTTCATCCCATAATTTTTTAAGTGTGGTAAAATATCCAGCAATAGTGTTGTTACCTTGAACTAACATTGATATTTCCTTTTGTAGTTGGTACAACTTGGCTCCATTAGTTTGTCCAAATCTGTGTTCAAGGCTATTCCACAAAACTTTTGTAGATTTTGAATAGACGACACTGTCACCTATCTCATTGGATAAAGAATTCAGAAGCCAAGAAGTCACCATGAAGTTGCATCTGCTCCATTGAGGGTGATCTTGTGCATCTGGTTTTGGCTCCTCGCATACCCCATTTATGAAGCCTATCTTGTTTTTGGCTGAAAGTACTATGAGAATTGATCTCCTCCATCCTGCAAAGCCTCTACCATCAAAAGGTGTGGTAACAAGACTGAAACCAGGAGCATCAAACGAGTGAAGGAAATAAGGATGATTCACATCCTGTGAAATTGTTTGACTGGTTGATCCAGAGGCAATGGGAGTAGAGAGAGTTGGAAGAACTTCTTCTTCTGCCATAGTTGAATACTATATTCTGAGAGAAAGGATCGAGCTActgctgctctgataccatgaaagaaaataagaaggaattGTGAAAAATTTTCTCTACCCTGTATTGATAATGTAAATCCCTATATATACAGATTTATCCTACTgtaaataacaaataaaaaatattcctATACACTTGTACTACTCCTATTTGTCTACTATGTAACAGAAAAATCACAAATTATTCTTTCCCATGTGCTCATGTGAGAAGCACGTGAGATTTGCTTCTTGAATTGTCCTTATATACAGGTGTTTAAAATATTGATCAGATGGTTGAGAATAAAGGATCATGACCATCCATGATTCTTCCACGTGTAGGGCTGAGCTACAATTGATAAAACACTTAGGCAACATAACATAGAGAAGTCCGAAACTCTAAGTGTGTGTCTGaaatgtttcttcttcttccttcgtTTTTCTGTGTGAAGTTCTGTGTGAAAATGGCTGTGAAGAAGATGGCTTCTCTTCATcaccagaccccactagtgggattatactgggttgttgttgttattgttagggtaggggtaaggtttgcgtacacactatcctctccAGATCCCACTAgtggattatactgggttgttattgttgttgttgttgttaaggtaggggtaaagtttgcgtacacactaccctcttcaaaccctactagtgggattatattgggttgttgttgttgttgttgttgttgttattgttattgtttatgtagtttttaattattttcaaaaaaacaCCCACTTAATTTATACTTACTTCTCGTATCTAAAATTTACGACCAACAGTTCTTCATGCTTGCAATAATGGTGATTTTTAGATAGTGCTTTAATTTACTTTATGAAATCTTGTATAGGAGAGCttctagaagaagaaaaaataagttTTTCTAACAACATCTACCTGATTTAAACTCACtcatattcaaaattcaaaactcatttaTTCAAACTTATAACAATGGTTTTTAATGTTGGAAATTCTTAACGGACTATAAATAAGTGATTGCGCCTTAAATGGCACTATGCAAATAGGTTGTTTGTGTAAATAATTTGTTTAAGATTTTTTTTCCTAGCCCATATTATACGCAATTTGGGCTTTAAAAGTTGTAAAAGTTTAATAAGATCAATTTTTCTTGTTAAAAAAGAAGATCTCTTGCATCAATAAAACTATCATTCCTTATAGATCGTCGTAGCATAAATTAAGTTTTCGTTAGACGTGACAGTCAGTTACAATGGGTAAACTAACTAAAATAAGAATTCTTGTGGAGtctaaaatagaaaatttaaaaaatcattTGCTCCAATTTGACGCTACCTAATAATCTTACCTAATAAATGGACGCTACCTAATAATCTAACCTAATAAATGGTTAAAAACAAATCTCAACTTATGATTCTTACAACTTGTGGCCCACattcatattttaatttaataattagcattttacagccaaactAGATTATGAGTAATCTAAAAGCAACTCTTTCTCCGaacagttttttttttatttcttcccaaatctttCAGTCTTTTCCCCCAAATCTCTCTCTTATTATACTCATCCAACATTAATGTGCTTGAAGATAATTTGAGACATATTTGAAATGGTTTTCAAATTAAAAACTCAAGGTTGAAGACAACTTCATTTGTGTATCCCCTATGTATACCCGCCATGACCCAACGTTCACTAGTCGTGATGTCACATAACCCAACCCGATAGGTAAACCAATAGtcatataataacaataaaatcgagtaaacatgatttaataagtCAACGACGGAAAATATCATGAAATATCTGAGAATATAaccataatactattacaccatCCCCAAAATCTGGTATCAAGAAGTACGCGAGCACTACTGAATAACAAGATACAAGCAAAATCCTCTAATAAAATTATCTTAATAATAGAACAGTAAAGATAGAAATAACTAAAAGAGAACTTCAAGGACTGAGGATGACATAGCAACTACCTCGTAGCCTCCCAAAAGCTAATAGTACTCAACTGAGAAATCGCCTTGAccggatgtacctggatctacacacgaagtgcagagtttagtatgagtacaaccgaccccatgcactcaataagtaacaatactTACCTTagactgaaagcagtgacgagcttagaAACAATAGTCAGATGCCAACATCAATAACTAGTAACATCTTGAAATATAAAGGGGAAACGGTGGAAACATGTAGCTTGGTGATATTATATTCACCTTGTTCATATTTCaggaatttaggcatgctttcaagtacaACAGTTAAAGCCAACACAGATAAAGTATTTCAGTTACCAACTAGCATGAGGGaagtacgtctctatgcctacatgtcacaTATACATGTCATTTAACGGTATCACAGGGGATCCATCAAAATATTCACACTTATTACTATACGGGTGCTTCGCATATCTGCCCAGCATCAAGCATGTATATAAAATAATATGTCTGCACCCACTGCTGGCATGTTAGACTCCGAAGGGACAGATCCTGGCCAAGCGCAAACCATGATTATTTAGCCCACTAGTAAGGCCTGGTGCAtgtgtgtgatgacccaaaaggtcatcttatgttttagaccTCGAATCTATGCTCTTAaatcttaaaaatttcatttttatccTCCTCGATTTATGTGTGCAGTCTGGGCATATTTCTGGAAatcttttatgttgaaaactaatgaaaataagaatttttgccttaaaagttgattttagttgactttggtcaacatttttggtaaacgggcccgaatccatattttgacggtctcgatgggtccgtatcgaattatgggacctgggcgtatacccgaaatcgaattcggaggcccctagcttgagttatgaatttttgatgaaaattaaaagtctgaaaattaattattt is drawn from Nicotiana tabacum cultivar K326 chromosome 9, ASM71507v2, whole genome shotgun sequence and contains these coding sequences:
- the LOC142163828 gene encoding uncharacterized protein LOC142163828, producing MAEEEVLPTLSTPIASGSTSQTISQDVNHPYFLHSFDAPGFSLVTTPFDGRGFAGWRRSILIVLSAKNKIGFINGVCEEPKPDAQDHPQWSRCNFMVTSWLLNSLSNEIGDSVVYSKSTKVLWNSLEHRFGQTNGAKLYQLQKEISMLVQGNNTIAGYFTTLKKLWDELDSLNSHLVYSCDCICDGKRKVTKFLEDQRIIQFLMGLNDVYSQARGNILMMNPLPGIDFVYSLLFQDENQREIHARSQFNADASSFVVEV